A portion of the Streptomyces erythrochromogenes genome contains these proteins:
- a CDS encoding MSMEG_1061 family FMN-dependent PPOX-type flavoprotein, with product MTASPAGSAFDSLRLDAVPDQDALRRVYELPKDTALRKQMTELTDQTRRLIGCSSLVLVASADVDGNCDVSPRGGPAGFVAVLDARTVAIPDATGNKRLDTLRNVVATGRAGLLFIIPGRTTTLRVNGRACVSTSPELLSQLTAVGKPPASALVLGIEEVYPHCPKSLLRSGAWKPEQWLPADAQPTSAEVTLAQLRMPELTIAAIEQAEADSLKYRYE from the coding sequence ATGACAGCATCCCCTGCCGGCAGTGCCTTCGACTCCCTCCGCCTCGACGCCGTGCCCGATCAGGACGCGTTGCGCCGGGTATACGAACTGCCCAAGGACACGGCCCTGCGCAAGCAGATGACCGAACTCACCGACCAGACGCGGCGGTTGATCGGCTGCTCCTCGCTGGTCCTGGTCGCCAGCGCGGACGTCGACGGCAACTGCGACGTCTCCCCGCGCGGCGGACCCGCCGGCTTCGTCGCCGTCCTGGACGCGCGGACGGTGGCGATTCCGGACGCCACCGGCAACAAGCGTCTGGACACCCTGCGCAACGTCGTCGCCACCGGACGGGCCGGGCTGCTGTTCATCATCCCGGGGCGCACCACGACGCTCAGGGTGAACGGCCGGGCCTGCGTCTCCACCAGCCCGGAGCTGCTGTCGCAGCTGACCGCCGTCGGCAAGCCGCCGGCCAGTGCGCTGGTGCTGGGCATCGAGGAGGTCTACCCGCACTGTCCCAAGTCGCTCCTGCGCAGCGGGGCCTGGAAGCCGGAGCAGTGGCTGCCCGCCGACGCCCAGCCGACCTCGGCCGAGGTGACGCTGGCCCAGCTGCGGATGCCGGAGCTGACGATCGCCGCCATCGAGCAGGCGGAGGCGGACTCGCTGAAGTACCGCTACGAGTAG
- a CDS encoding ABC transporter ATP-binding protein codes for MTDHQETATVPAAREAGGTPIVVVDDVHHSFGSGAQAVHALRGVSFEVRRGELTALKGRSGSGKTTLLNLVGGLDTPTSGRISVDGTDLATLGEPDLLALRRDRIGFVFQSFGLIPVLTAAENVGVPMRLRRMPAKEREERARTLLALVGLADHAEQRPGELSGGQQQRVAVARALANDPDLIIADEPTGQLDSETGRSIMELLRAVVRSESVTILVATHDPNLIELADRVVELRDGRLVERPPAP; via the coding sequence ATGACGGACCACCAGGAAACGGCCACGGTCCCGGCGGCGCGCGAGGCCGGCGGCACACCGATCGTCGTCGTGGACGACGTACACCACAGCTTCGGCAGCGGGGCGCAGGCCGTCCACGCCCTGCGCGGCGTGTCCTTCGAGGTCCGCCGGGGCGAACTCACTGCCCTCAAGGGCCGGTCGGGCTCCGGCAAGACCACCCTGCTGAACCTCGTCGGCGGCCTCGACACCCCGACGAGCGGCCGGATCAGCGTCGACGGCACCGACCTGGCGACCCTGGGCGAGCCGGACCTGCTCGCCCTGCGCCGCGACCGCATCGGCTTCGTCTTCCAGTCCTTCGGCCTGATACCGGTCCTCACCGCCGCCGAGAACGTCGGCGTACCGATGCGGCTGCGCCGCATGCCGGCGAAGGAACGCGAGGAGCGGGCCCGCACCCTGCTCGCCCTGGTCGGCCTCGCGGACCACGCCGAGCAGCGCCCGGGCGAACTCTCCGGCGGCCAGCAGCAGCGCGTGGCGGTGGCCCGCGCCCTGGCCAACGACCCCGACCTGATCATCGCGGACGAGCCCACGGGCCAGCTCGACTCCGAGACGGGCCGGTCGATCATGGAGCTGCTGCGCGCGGTGGTGCGCAGCGAGTCGGTCACCATCCTCGTCGCCACCCACGACCCCAACCTGATCGAACTCGCCGACCGCGTAGTGGAACTGCGCGACGGCCGCCTGGTCGAACGACCCCCGGCCCCCTGA
- a CDS encoding ADP-ribosylglycohydrolase family protein, with protein sequence MIDLPAAALDSLSGLAFGDAFGDRWFGILRREGPAALEARIVPPEPLWQWSDDTAQAVVLVRELAEGGGTVDQDRFARRLAEAYAGDTHRGYGASMHDVLRRIGAGEPWREVVAGQFDGQGSWGNGAAMRVAPLGAWHAADLDAVAERAAEQSVVSHHHPEAVAGAVAVAVAAALATRSRGGPAPARPDFLRAVAARLPDSDVRSGVRVAARMSARASVRHAAEVLGSGYRMSGPDTVPYALWCAAGHLDDLHEGLWSTVAGRGDIDTTCAIAGGVIAARTGVAALPPTWHAAREPLPPLD encoded by the coding sequence ATGATCGATCTGCCTGCCGCCGCTCTCGACTCGCTGTCCGGACTCGCCTTCGGCGATGCCTTCGGCGACCGCTGGTTCGGCATCCTGCGCCGCGAAGGCCCGGCGGCCCTGGAGGCACGGATCGTGCCCCCGGAGCCGTTGTGGCAGTGGAGCGACGACACCGCCCAGGCGGTCGTCCTCGTACGGGAACTCGCCGAGGGCGGCGGGACGGTCGACCAGGACCGCTTCGCCCGCCGCCTCGCCGAGGCCTACGCCGGCGACACGCACCGCGGGTACGGCGCCTCGATGCACGACGTGCTCCGCCGGATCGGTGCGGGCGAGCCGTGGCGGGAGGTGGTGGCCGGGCAGTTCGACGGCCAGGGCTCCTGGGGCAACGGCGCGGCCATGCGCGTGGCCCCGCTCGGCGCCTGGCACGCCGCCGACCTCGACGCCGTCGCCGAACGGGCCGCTGAGCAGAGCGTGGTCTCGCACCACCATCCGGAGGCGGTGGCCGGCGCGGTGGCGGTGGCCGTCGCCGCAGCGCTCGCGACGCGCAGCCGGGGCGGCCCGGCGCCGGCCCGCCCGGACTTCCTCCGGGCGGTCGCCGCACGACTGCCCGACAGCGACGTCCGGTCGGGGGTGCGGGTCGCGGCCCGGATGTCGGCACGCGCCTCGGTCCGGCACGCCGCGGAGGTCCTGGGCTCCGGCTACCGGATGTCCGGTCCCGACACCGTTCCCTACGCCCTCTGGTGCGCCGCGGGACATCTCGACGACCTCCACGAGGGCCTGTGGTCCACCGTCGCCGGCCGCGGCGACATCGACACCACCTGCGCCATCGCGGGCGGGGTGATCGCCGCCCGCACGGGCGTCGCCGCCCTCCCGCCCACCTGGCACGCGGCCCGCGAACCACTGCCGCCGCTCGACTGA